A region of Staphylococcus sp. IVB6181 DNA encodes the following proteins:
- a CDS encoding aldose 1-epimerase family protein, translated as MTIELKNDELTVQFKEFGGALSSIKDNDGVEYLWQGDPEYWSGQAPVLFPICGSLRDDKAIYHLNGKQDVTGHIPRHGLVRKKDFKFEQVSDNSVAFSIIPDETMLENYPYHFELKIVYTLTGKTIRVEYQVTNHEDFQRMSYSIGGHPGFNCPLVEGDQYEDYYLEFEHAETTNVPKPFPETGLLDVLDRTSFLTDQKTLDLTYDLFDYDAVTLDRLHSRSIALRSHKHDKGVRVDFKDFSNIILWSTTNKSPFIAIEPWSALSTSLKESDVLEEKPQVSFVESGQTDKKSFEITVL; from the coding sequence ATGACTATTGAATTAAAGAACGATGAATTAACAGTGCAATTTAAAGAGTTTGGAGGGGCATTATCTTCTATCAAAGATAACGATGGCGTAGAATATCTTTGGCAAGGGGATCCTGAATATTGGAGCGGTCAAGCACCTGTATTGTTTCCGATTTGCGGAAGCTTAAGAGATGACAAAGCAATTTATCATTTAAACGGCAAACAAGATGTGACAGGTCATATACCAAGACACGGGCTTGTGAGAAAGAAAGATTTTAAATTTGAACAAGTCTCAGACAACAGTGTCGCATTTTCTATTATACCTGATGAAACAATGCTAGAGAATTATCCCTACCATTTCGAACTGAAAATTGTTTATACATTAACAGGTAAAACAATTCGTGTTGAATACCAAGTAACGAACCATGAAGATTTTCAACGTATGTCGTATAGTATCGGCGGGCACCCTGGATTTAATTGTCCGCTTGTTGAGGGAGACCAATACGAAGATTATTACTTAGAATTTGAACATGCGGAAACAACGAATGTACCAAAACCATTTCCAGAAACTGGTTTATTAGATGTATTAGACAGAACATCTTTCCTTACTGATCAAAAGACTTTAGATTTAACTTATGATTTATTTGATTATGATGCAGTGACTTTAGATCGATTACATTCACGCAGTATTGCATTACGTTCGCATAAACATGACAAAGGTGTGAGAGTAGACTTTAAAGATTTCTCTAATATCATTCTTTGGTCAACAACTAACAAAAGTCCGTTTATCGCTATAGAACCGTGGAGTGCTTTATCTACATCATTAAAAGAAAGTGATGTATTAGAAGAAAAACCGCAAGTTTCCTTTGTGGAAAGCGGACAAACAGATAAAAAATCTTTTGAGATTACTGTTTTATAA
- the dinB gene encoding DNA polymerase IV: MSERRIIHIDMDYFYAQVEMRDNPKLKGKPVIVGGKASGRGVVSTASYEARKYGVHSAMPMAQAHKLCPDGYYIQPRFEAYRETSKIIMDIFKSYTEVVEPMSLDEAYLDITHLVRPDLPASVIAQYIRNDIWEKTGLTASAGISYNKFLAKLASGMNKPNGMMIINYQNVHALLMELDIGGFPGVGKATKEVMHEHGIYTGQDLYNKDERELIRVFGKRGHSLYEKARGRGSNVVKSHRIRKSVGTERTFSTDVNDDDEILLKVRELSEKTAERLSKIQKYGKTVTVKIKTHKFETLSRQRSLRDPVRNEVDIYNTAYALYNELKDPDVPIRLIGVTVGNLEKTEYQNMSIYDFI, from the coding sequence ATGAGTGAGCGACGGATTATCCATATAGATATGGACTATTTTTATGCCCAAGTAGAGATGCGGGATAATCCTAAACTAAAAGGAAAGCCTGTGATTGTCGGCGGTAAAGCGAGCGGACGCGGGGTTGTATCCACTGCATCTTATGAAGCACGCAAGTATGGTGTTCATTCTGCTATGCCGATGGCACAAGCGCATAAATTATGTCCGGACGGTTATTATATTCAACCGCGCTTTGAAGCTTATAGAGAGACATCTAAAATCATTATGGATATCTTTAAAAGCTATACAGAAGTGGTTGAACCGATGTCGCTTGATGAAGCCTATTTGGATATCACTCATCTCGTGCGGCCTGATCTGCCTGCTTCGGTCATTGCACAATATATACGCAATGATATTTGGGAGAAAACCGGATTAACCGCTTCTGCAGGCATTTCTTACAATAAATTCCTAGCCAAACTCGCAAGCGGTATGAATAAACCAAACGGTATGATGATTATCAACTACCAAAATGTTCATGCTTTATTAATGGAATTAGATATCGGAGGTTTTCCTGGTGTAGGCAAAGCAACCAAAGAAGTCATGCATGAACACGGCATCTATACCGGTCAAGATTTATACAATAAAGATGAACGTGAATTAATCCGTGTCTTCGGTAAACGCGGTCATTCGTTATATGAGAAAGCACGCGGCAGAGGATCAAATGTGGTGAAATCACACCGCATCCGAAAATCTGTAGGCACAGAAAGAACATTCTCTACTGATGTTAATGATGACGATGAAATTTTATTAAAAGTAAGAGAATTAAGCGAGAAAACAGCCGAACGTTTAAGCAAGATACAAAAATACGGCAAGACAGTCACCGTTAAAATCAAAACACATAAATTTGAAACACTATCGCGTCAACGCAGTTTAAGAGATCCAGTACGAAATGAAGTAGATATCTATAACACAGCCTATGCACTTTACAATGAATTGAAAGATCCGGATGTGCCGATTCGCTTAATTGGTGTGACAGTAGGGAACTTAGAAAAAACGGAATATCAAAATATGTCGATTTATGATTTTATATAG
- a CDS encoding 3'-5' exonuclease, whose protein sequence is MKQENAFVALDFETANGKRTNICSVGMVKVVNNEIIETFYTLVNPHDYFSQQNINVHGIQPDDVKTSPDFNFVLPYMMQFIDGLPVVAHNAAFDMTVMHASIQALGLKTPEMTYFCSLQLARRTINNNRYGLKYMMDYYHLDFHGHHDALNDAKACAMITFRLLKHYDSLSDMLAIYGKNLSDKG, encoded by the coding sequence ATTTGTTGCTTTAGACTTTGAAACCGCAAACGGCAAGCGTACAAATATCTGCTCTGTCGGGATGGTCAAAGTCGTGAATAATGAAATCATCGAAACCTTCTATACTTTAGTCAATCCTCATGACTATTTTTCTCAACAAAATATCAATGTCCATGGCATACAGCCTGATGATGTAAAAACATCACCGGATTTCAACTTTGTACTGCCCTATATGATGCAGTTCATAGATGGTTTGCCGGTTGTCGCGCATAATGCCGCATTTGATATGACTGTCATGCATGCGAGTATTCAAGCTTTAGGTTTGAAGACACCTGAAATGACCTACTTTTGTTCGCTTCAACTTGCACGCAGAACCATTAATAATAACCGCTATGGTTTAAAATATATGATGGATTATTACCATTTAGATTTCCATGGCCATCATGATGCCTTAAATGATGCGAAAGCCTGTGCGATGATAACTTTCAGACTGCTTAAACATTATGACAGCTTGTCTGATATGCTCGCTATCTACGGCAAAAACTTATCAGATAAAGGTTAA